A single region of the Pirellulales bacterium genome encodes:
- a CDS encoding IS5/IS1182 family transposase codes for FRRIATRYDKLARNFLAAVHLAALVAYWLN; via the coding sequence CTTCCGGCGCATCGCCACGCGATATGACAAGCTCGCCCGGAATTTCTTGGCCGCTGTTCATCTCGCCGCTCTCGTCGCATATTGGCTCAATTGA